A single region of the Streptomyces diastaticus subsp. diastaticus genome encodes:
- the purD gene encoding phosphoribosylamine--glycine ligase produces MKVLVIGSGAREHALCRSLSLDPDVTALHCAPGNAGIAEVAELHAVDALDGAAVARLAGGLGADLVVVGPEAPLVAGVADAVRVAGIDCFGPSAEAARLEGSKAFAKDVMAGAGVPTARSYVCATPAEIDAALDAFGAPYVVKDDGLAAGKGVVVTEDVDAAREHALNCVTAGGGRVVVEEFLDGPEVSLFAVTDGRTVVPLQPAQDFKRALDGDQGPNTGGMGAYSPLPWADPKLVDEVLETVLQPTVDELRRRGTPFSGLLYAGLAITSRGIRVIEFNARFGDPETQVVLARLRTPLAGVLRAAANGTLAGLEPLSWSEESAVTVVVASHNYPGAPRTGDPVEGLAEVAELDAPAAYVLHAGTRREGGAVLSAGGRVLSVTATGADLTEARDRAYTAVARVRLDGSQHRSDIAARVAVEQRG; encoded by the coding sequence GTGAAGGTCCTCGTCATTGGCTCCGGCGCCCGCGAACACGCCCTGTGCCGCTCCCTGTCCCTCGACCCCGACGTCACCGCCCTGCACTGCGCGCCCGGCAACGCAGGCATCGCCGAGGTGGCCGAGCTGCACGCCGTCGACGCGCTCGACGGCGCCGCCGTCGCCCGCCTCGCCGGCGGCCTCGGCGCCGACCTGGTCGTGGTCGGCCCGGAGGCACCGCTCGTCGCGGGCGTCGCCGACGCGGTCCGGGTGGCCGGGATCGACTGCTTCGGCCCGTCCGCCGAGGCGGCCCGGCTGGAGGGGTCCAAGGCGTTCGCCAAGGACGTCATGGCCGGCGCCGGGGTGCCGACGGCCCGCAGCTACGTCTGCGCCACCCCGGCCGAGATCGACGCCGCCCTCGACGCCTTCGGCGCGCCCTACGTCGTCAAGGACGACGGGCTCGCGGCCGGCAAGGGCGTCGTCGTCACCGAGGACGTGGACGCGGCCCGCGAGCACGCGCTGAACTGCGTCACCGCCGGGGGCGGCCGGGTCGTCGTCGAGGAGTTCCTCGACGGTCCGGAGGTCTCGCTGTTCGCCGTCACCGACGGTCGCACCGTCGTCCCGCTCCAGCCCGCGCAGGACTTCAAGCGCGCACTCGACGGCGACCAGGGCCCCAACACCGGTGGCATGGGCGCCTACTCGCCCCTGCCGTGGGCCGACCCGAAGCTGGTCGACGAGGTGCTGGAGACGGTCCTCCAGCCGACCGTGGACGAGCTGCGCCGCCGCGGCACCCCCTTCTCCGGACTCCTCTACGCCGGGCTCGCGATCACCTCGCGCGGCATCCGCGTCATCGAGTTCAACGCCCGCTTCGGCGACCCCGAGACCCAGGTGGTCCTCGCCCGTCTGCGCACCCCGCTCGCCGGGGTGCTGCGCGCCGCCGCGAACGGCACCCTCGCCGGGCTGGAGCCGCTGAGCTGGAGCGAGGAGTCCGCGGTCACCGTGGTCGTCGCCTCGCACAACTACCCGGGCGCGCCGCGTACCGGCGACCCGGTCGAAGGGCTCGCGGAGGTCGCGGAACTGGACGCTCCCGCGGCGTACGTCCTGCACGCCGGGACGCGCCGGGAGGGGGGCGCGGTCCTCAGTGCGGGCGGCCGGGTCCTGTCGGTGACCGCCACCGGGGCCGACCTGACCGAGGCGCGCGACCGCGCGTACACGGCCGTGGCGCGCGTCCGGCTGGACGGCTCCCAGCACCGCTCCGACATCGCGGCCCGCGTCGCCGTGGAGCAGCGCGGCTGA